In the genome of Myxococcus stipitatus, one region contains:
- a CDS encoding pseudouridine synthase — MTRKPDKTKPPRHQRWEGKEKPDWLSRALARAGVFPQDEAEAAINAGRVTINGRVAKMALAPVPPGATVRVDGRVIELSAPTTRVLAFHKPAGVLSSTARQHRTGTVFEVLLPQLPASLAGYTWHAVGRLDVDSTGLLLFTNDDKLVAHATSPDTHLPKRYVATVFSTADDARVEPLRKGMTLDDGPARPAQVRVRDEHTVEVTLTEGRHHQVKRMLGAVGLPVRALHREAVGSVELLGIPEGTFRLLTDDEVREGLRYDGRAATAEPKE; from the coding sequence ATGACACGCAAGCCCGACAAGACCAAGCCACCGCGCCACCAACGCTGGGAGGGCAAGGAGAAGCCGGACTGGCTGTCGCGCGCGCTCGCCCGAGCCGGCGTGTTCCCCCAGGACGAGGCCGAGGCCGCCATCAACGCCGGCCGCGTCACCATCAACGGCCGCGTCGCGAAGATGGCCCTCGCGCCCGTCCCGCCCGGCGCCACCGTGCGCGTGGATGGCCGGGTCATCGAGCTGTCCGCTCCGACCACGCGAGTGCTCGCCTTCCACAAGCCCGCGGGGGTGCTGTCCTCCACCGCGCGCCAGCACCGCACGGGCACCGTCTTCGAGGTGCTCCTGCCCCAGCTCCCCGCGAGCCTCGCCGGCTACACGTGGCACGCGGTGGGGCGGCTCGACGTGGACTCCACGGGCCTCCTGCTCTTCACCAACGACGACAAGCTCGTCGCCCACGCCACGTCCCCGGACACGCACCTGCCCAAGCGGTACGTGGCCACCGTCTTCAGCACCGCCGACGACGCGCGCGTGGAGCCGCTGCGAAAGGGCATGACGCTCGATGATGGCCCGGCCCGCCCCGCCCAGGTGCGCGTACGCGATGAGCACACCGTCGAAGTCACCCTCACCGAGGGCCGCCATCACCAGGTGAAGCGGATGCTCGGGGCCGTGGGGCTCCCCGTGCGCGCGCTCCACCGCGAGGCCGTGGGGAGCGTGGAGCTGCTCGGCATTCCCGAGGGCACGTTCCGCCTCCTCACCGACGACGAGGTCCGCGAAGGACTGCGCTACGACGGACGGGCCGCGACGGCCGAGCCGAAAGAGTAG
- a CDS encoding serine protease, whose protein sequence is MIVAVGLLGCGGAEHELSRVDAVGGAEQEIVGGVEARPGSHPWIVSLQQGHGHFCGGSLIRAGNRAETDIVVTAAHCIDDGWTGVTVSAGAHDMRRPSAGQLSVRVAQAVAHPRYNPDTMLNDIAVLKLERPIKLGSSTCGISSVPMRPNLKTQAATAGSQIMTVCLPQAGESVPDNTMTMVAGWGMTVEGGYELSPVLLQVAVPIINSQALAEMYGAEGFQVDSAAMLGAGYREGGKDSCQGDSGGPLVVKNGEKYVLQGISSFGMGCARESLPGVYTRVSNYVPWINQQVRILSSLAGL, encoded by the coding sequence GTGATTGTCGCGGTGGGGCTGCTGGGCTGTGGTGGCGCGGAACACGAGCTGTCGCGGGTCGACGCGGTGGGCGGCGCGGAACAGGAGATCGTGGGGGGAGTCGAGGCGCGTCCAGGCAGCCATCCGTGGATCGTCAGCCTGCAACAGGGGCACGGCCATTTCTGTGGGGGCTCACTCATCCGGGCGGGCAATCGTGCCGAGACCGACATCGTTGTCACCGCGGCGCACTGCATCGACGACGGATGGACCGGCGTCACGGTGTCCGCGGGAGCCCATGACATGCGCCGCCCCTCCGCAGGTCAGCTCTCGGTCCGAGTGGCCCAAGCGGTCGCTCACCCGAGATACAATCCGGACACGATGTTGAATGATATCGCCGTCCTCAAGCTCGAACGACCCATCAAGCTCGGGAGTTCGACGTGTGGCATCAGCTCGGTGCCCATGCGTCCCAACTTGAAGACGCAGGCCGCGACCGCTGGCTCTCAAATCATGACCGTGTGTCTCCCTCAGGCTGGCGAGTCGGTCCCGGACAACACGATGACCATGGTCGCGGGATGGGGGATGACGGTAGAGGGGGGATACGAGCTCTCTCCCGTCCTGCTGCAGGTGGCTGTTCCCATCATCAACTCCCAAGCCCTGGCAGAGATGTACGGGGCGGAGGGCTTCCAAGTCGACTCGGCCGCGATGCTCGGGGCTGGGTATCGCGAAGGGGGCAAGGATTCCTGTCAGGGTGACAGCGGCGGGCCACTGGTCGTCAAGAATGGGGAGAAGTACGTGCTCCAGGGCATCTCGAGCTTTGGCATGGGCTGCGCGCGGGAAAGTCTCCCTGGCGTCTACACGCGAGTCTCCAACTACGTCCCGTGGATCAATCAGCAGGTGCGCATCCTCAGCAGCTTGGCGGGCCTGTGA
- a CDS encoding alpha/beta hydrolase family protein → MHPLDGFVSSLSSGSLFREGWGDEQPFGGTPLTSLLAPSVSPIEVTWSAEQPLGRRRFQDGVFASPWTALPSEVRQGRVRWLSSGRGPRRDACVVLAASRDEGYRLRTWLFAPLVDEGMDLFFLENPFYGARRATGQRGPHIRTVSEQLHMNIATIEEARGLVAHARRQGYERVAVAGYSMGGYMAALSAATMPEPVGVAALAAGASPAPVFTKGVHGRSIDFKKLGGSKDETAARARLATLLDMANACLLPPPMKPGAAIIVACERDGFVPISESRALHAHWAGSELRVLDAGHISAILTSGSALRAALRDAVHRSGE, encoded by the coding sequence ATGCATCCGCTGGATGGCTTCGTCTCCTCGCTGTCCAGCGGCTCCCTGTTTCGAGAGGGCTGGGGGGATGAGCAGCCCTTCGGTGGGACGCCCCTGACGTCGCTGCTGGCTCCGAGCGTCAGTCCCATCGAGGTGACATGGTCCGCGGAGCAGCCGCTGGGCCGCCGCCGGTTCCAGGACGGTGTGTTCGCGTCGCCGTGGACCGCGCTGCCCTCCGAGGTCCGCCAGGGGAGGGTGCGCTGGCTCTCCTCGGGGAGAGGTCCTCGCCGGGATGCATGTGTGGTGCTCGCGGCGTCGAGAGATGAGGGCTATCGCCTCCGGACCTGGCTCTTCGCGCCGCTGGTCGACGAGGGCATGGACCTCTTCTTCCTGGAGAATCCCTTCTACGGAGCGCGGCGCGCCACGGGGCAGCGAGGGCCTCACATCCGCACGGTGAGCGAGCAGCTCCACATGAACATCGCCACCATCGAGGAGGCGCGAGGCCTGGTCGCGCACGCGAGGCGTCAGGGCTATGAGCGTGTCGCGGTGGCGGGCTACAGCATGGGGGGCTACATGGCGGCGCTGTCGGCCGCGACGATGCCCGAGCCCGTGGGGGTCGCGGCGCTCGCGGCGGGGGCGTCTCCCGCACCTGTCTTCACGAAGGGCGTTCATGGCCGCTCCATCGACTTCAAGAAGCTGGGCGGCTCAAAGGATGAAACGGCCGCGAGGGCCCGCCTCGCGACGCTCCTGGACATGGCGAATGCGTGCCTGCTGCCGCCTCCCATGAAGCCGGGGGCCGCCATCATCGTCGCGTGTGAGCGGGACGGGTTTGTTCCCATCTCGGAGTCGCGGGCGCTTCACGCGCACTGGGCCGGCAGCGAGCTGCGGGTCCTGGACGCGGGACACATCTCGGCGATTCTCACGTCGGGCTCGGCGCTTCGAGCCGCGCTCCGGGACGCCGTGCATCGCTCGGGCGAGTGA
- a CDS encoding DUF1028 domain-containing protein gives MSRLLACLVLVSFSAAASERAPVPRRPVHTYSIVARDPVTGDLGVAVQSHWFSVGSTVPWAEAGVGAVATQSFVDPTYGKLGLDFMRAGRSAPETLKGLLAADVASDVRQVGMVDAQGRVAAHTGKNNITAAGHLVGEGFTVQANMMEKDTVWPAMAKAYRDAKGDLAERMLMALEAAEAQGGDIRGKQSAAIIVVSGKATGRPWADRRFDLRVEDHPEPLKELRRLITLQRAYNAMNEGDLALERKDTDGALAAYSTAAKLAPGNAEMLFWHAISLVGLGRVDEAMPLLNKAYAADPRWKDLVTRLPAAGLLPNDAKLLGRLTGAKATR, from the coding sequence ATGTCCCGTCTCCTCGCCTGCCTCGTCCTTGTCTCGTTCTCCGCTGCCGCCTCCGAGCGTGCACCAGTGCCTCGCCGGCCCGTGCACACGTACTCCATCGTCGCCCGGGACCCGGTGACAGGGGACCTGGGCGTCGCCGTGCAGTCCCACTGGTTCTCCGTGGGCAGCACCGTGCCGTGGGCCGAGGCTGGCGTCGGCGCGGTCGCCACCCAGTCCTTCGTGGACCCGACCTACGGCAAGCTCGGCTTGGACTTCATGCGCGCCGGACGCAGTGCCCCGGAGACCCTCAAGGGCCTGCTCGCCGCGGATGTCGCCAGTGACGTGCGTCAGGTCGGCATGGTGGACGCGCAGGGCCGAGTCGCCGCGCACACCGGCAAGAACAACATCACCGCCGCGGGCCACCTCGTGGGCGAGGGCTTCACCGTCCAGGCGAACATGATGGAGAAGGACACCGTCTGGCCCGCGATGGCCAAGGCCTACCGCGACGCGAAGGGGGACCTCGCCGAGCGCATGCTCATGGCGCTCGAAGCCGCCGAGGCCCAGGGCGGCGACATCCGGGGCAAGCAGTCCGCCGCCATCATCGTCGTGTCCGGAAAGGCCACCGGTCGTCCCTGGGCGGACCGCCGCTTCGACCTGCGCGTCGAGGACCACCCCGAGCCCCTCAAGGAGCTCCGCCGCCTCATCACCCTCCAGCGTGCCTACAACGCGATGAACGAGGGAGACCTCGCCCTCGAGCGCAAGGACACGGACGGCGCCCTCGCCGCGTACTCCACCGCCGCGAAGCTCGCGCCCGGCAACGCGGAGATGCTCTTCTGGCACGCCATCTCGCTCGTGGGCCTTGGCCGCGTGGATGAAGCGATGCCCCTGCTGAACAAGGCCTACGCCGCGGACCCGCGCTGGAAGGACCTCGTCACCCGACTGCCCGCCGCGGGCCTCCTCCCCAACGACGCGAAGCTCCTGGGGCGTCTCACCGGAGCGAAGGCCACGCGGTAG
- a CDS encoding RNA methyltransferase translates to MVLPVRFVLMRPRNAENLGAAARALKNCGLSDWVWVTPEVEDLTPARRLAVHAEDVLEGARRAATLDEAIADCVWVVGTSSRKVEGKRRLPPRAVGEELVSRAAQGTVAVVFGDERSGLTNAEVERCHDLSAVPTAPEQPSINLAQAVLLYAYEVRVATLEQQAPPPGPLPVAATDTELAQVESTLGEVLTSGGFLIDEQPGRTGLRDLFAPLRRSRLTRKEARLWLAAMHTLRKNRPPG, encoded by the coding sequence ATGGTGCTGCCCGTTCGTTTTGTCCTGATGCGTCCGCGCAACGCGGAGAACCTGGGTGCCGCGGCTCGCGCGCTCAAGAACTGCGGTCTGTCGGATTGGGTCTGGGTGACGCCCGAGGTGGAGGATTTGACGCCCGCGCGCCGGCTGGCGGTCCATGCCGAGGACGTCCTGGAGGGAGCCCGCAGGGCGGCGACGCTGGACGAGGCCATCGCCGACTGTGTCTGGGTGGTGGGGACCAGCTCGCGCAAGGTGGAGGGGAAGCGTCGGTTGCCGCCGCGCGCGGTGGGCGAGGAGCTGGTGTCACGCGCGGCCCAGGGCACCGTGGCGGTGGTCTTCGGGGATGAGCGCAGCGGGCTGACCAACGCGGAGGTGGAGCGCTGTCATGACCTGTCCGCGGTGCCCACCGCGCCGGAGCAGCCCTCCATCAACCTGGCGCAGGCCGTGCTGCTGTATGCCTATGAGGTCCGCGTGGCCACGCTGGAGCAACAGGCACCGCCGCCCGGCCCCCTCCCAGTGGCGGCCACGGACACGGAGCTGGCGCAGGTGGAGTCGACGCTGGGCGAGGTGCTGACATCGGGAGGCTTCCTCATCGACGAGCAGCCCGGGCGCACGGGGCTCCGGGACCTCTTCGCGCCCCTGCGCCGCTCACGGCTCACGCGCAAGGAGGCGCGGCTGTGGCTGGCCGCGATGCACACGCTGCGGAAGAATCGTCCGCCCGGCTAG
- a CDS encoding alpha-2-macroglobulin family protein has product MGSQSVVTTSPPRAWRASGLFALLLAGTALTGCKKEGEPAAATPSATTGTPTTSAPLAAGEDAGTPAVATPEPVKPESLNPIIRTLGAEGSLPEGLVVELARSLSPHDNSSMPGTAYTLTPQVAGHLSWTGGSTLTFKPQSGAFAFGTEYTFSLDALRTEGGVVNPPAPGAWTYKFTTPAFRFVRLRPMQVEVGKQTAVVDVEFTGPVDANSLRARATFQVGGETVSSVTWRTVPEFRNVANAVLTHPGIKPGAQVRFALSQGLSSSVDSKAVAPSAEASVVLRSGKRLDITSIKRDEGALGFFLEVSCRDVDMGEALSTRSNDEYDSYYWDSRNRGCVLDDAMAESAIRVSPPVKVSVIPARRGFRIFGDFKRGTYTVRIAGGATSVGGGTLLADFERGITIPARKPQLSFSSAGRYLPRSAWRNLPLQHLNLDSVELTVRNVPPENLVFWMSDDERETADERTSNVVVKKTLSLQSPVDTLATTYVDVATLVPATTRGLVEVSVKKNGLEAASRILLTDLSLVAKRGGPVPGSTDQGEVWVWALGMESTDPVSGVEVSLVKKSGQSVARCVTKGADGCVLRVPAPGADDSAPFALIARQGEELTYLKYSELGTEIANSDVQGEPYRSEKAYRASLWSDRGVYRPGDTAHLAAVLRGVNDLAPPADMPVELVVMDPRERELKKVPLKTNDAGLVSLDVPFEAFQDTGRYRVTLKVADREVASYGFNVEEFVPERMKVTAAAQAPGYVQGVEIPVAVEAAYLFGGSAEGSPVELNCRLLPSDFKPKENAQFTYGLWRQDGKEPRPVTLGQAKGTLDAKGQALINCPAQAAMGGLRGAAKLSALASVFESGSGRSTVNEASVPVHPERYYVGLQASTTKVREGKPFTVQGVVVDWDGKLAGASLAPQSVEVEYVRLEEEYGFTYDEDEGYDRYQRFLRPMREGRVTAKVSGGRFNVTVTPGADSAGYLVRVRSGNAQTDLELEGEGRYYWWGGGSRVEQTPRPLKPTSLDISVPAQARVGQPFTVKVKAPYKGRMLFTVETDRVLATEWKAVEPGEVTWSFTPKEFAPNIYVSTFLVKDPHLESAEAFMPDRAFGISSVTLEPVDFTQTVTMNVPKEVRSNDTLTVDLDLGTLEGATYATVAVVDEGILSLTRFQSPDPIKQLFTKRALGVGTFETIGWTLLVAPGGNSRSTGGDAEGDASGRVQPVKPVALWSGVVPVPANGKLRVPFKLPQYRGAVRVMAVTAGAKRVGRASAQVLVRDPLVLQTTLPRFLTQNDEIQVPVFITNLSGKPQDVKVTLTAESLPVPGLEMPSTGTSPLQLLGKNEGRARVEDGKSTTFVFQARAVQSVGAARLSVVVEGGGYTSKESLDVPLSPAGPRERRVQRIELAGGVTDVSKYLQGWTPTTERSTLWVTTNPYAQSLQHLSYLARYPYGCVEQTTSSTRPLLFVSELVDNIDPTLTQGGTLADMVTSGINRVLSMQTPSGGFGYWPGSTDPVEWGTAYATHMLLDAQKQKYLVPQDRLNDALKWMGDTLNTYEGRELRTSGYHESAEAYMHYVLALSGKGRKARVQKLVEALAVKAKAKALASQEREEDYMLKAALYLSGDRRYEKELRNPDLSPVTDERNNSWSFYSDRRRRGFMLSTFQDLFGNDAAGEPLAAMVAESLQSHPSGWYTTQELVWGITGLGKRLKGVSSQFTAPVLTVDGKAVAAQQNKASRASDRTWSLARASERKQLQLDVKAKDEGKLYLVLSSEGVRSEGPVRMGGQGLVLTRTYRKQDGSELNLNASPVALAELIYVELELKNTTGERVQNLALVDRLPAGWEIENARLGRGGSVDWVSGDALWVPDYVNIRDDRMEVFGALNAKESKKVVYAVRAVTAGAFTLPTAEVEAMYDPRIWAREAGGTVRVSGPWKDSLL; this is encoded by the coding sequence ATGGGTTCGCAGTCCGTCGTCACGACCTCGCCACCTCGCGCATGGCGCGCGAGCGGGCTCTTCGCGCTGCTCCTGGCGGGCACCGCGCTCACGGGCTGTAAGAAAGAGGGAGAGCCCGCGGCCGCGACGCCGTCGGCCACCACCGGAACCCCGACCACCTCCGCGCCGCTCGCCGCGGGGGAGGACGCGGGAACCCCCGCCGTCGCGACGCCGGAGCCCGTCAAGCCGGAGTCCCTCAACCCCATCATCCGCACACTGGGCGCCGAGGGCTCGCTGCCCGAGGGCCTCGTCGTCGAGCTGGCGCGGTCGCTGAGCCCGCACGACAACAGCTCGATGCCCGGCACGGCCTACACGCTGACGCCCCAGGTTGCCGGGCATCTGAGCTGGACCGGCGGGTCCACGCTCACCTTCAAGCCCCAGTCCGGCGCCTTCGCCTTCGGGACCGAGTACACCTTCTCGCTCGATGCGCTCCGGACCGAGGGCGGCGTGGTGAATCCTCCCGCGCCGGGGGCATGGACCTACAAGTTCACCACGCCCGCGTTCCGCTTCGTCCGCTTGCGGCCGATGCAGGTCGAGGTCGGCAAGCAAACGGCCGTGGTGGACGTCGAGTTCACGGGGCCGGTGGACGCGAACTCCCTGCGCGCTCGCGCGACCTTCCAGGTCGGCGGTGAGACTGTGTCCTCCGTGACCTGGCGCACCGTCCCCGAGTTCCGGAACGTCGCCAACGCCGTGCTCACCCATCCGGGCATCAAGCCGGGGGCGCAGGTCCGCTTCGCGCTCTCCCAGGGGCTTTCCTCCTCGGTGGACTCGAAGGCGGTCGCCCCCTCGGCGGAAGCATCCGTCGTCCTGCGGAGTGGAAAGCGCCTCGACATCACCAGCATCAAGCGCGACGAGGGCGCCCTGGGCTTCTTCCTGGAGGTCTCCTGCCGCGATGTGGACATGGGCGAGGCGCTGAGCACCCGGTCCAACGATGAATACGACTCGTACTACTGGGACTCTCGCAACCGGGGCTGCGTGCTGGATGACGCCATGGCGGAGTCGGCCATCCGCGTGTCTCCGCCGGTCAAGGTCTCGGTGATTCCCGCGCGGCGCGGCTTCCGCATCTTCGGCGACTTCAAGCGGGGCACGTACACGGTGCGCATCGCCGGCGGCGCCACGTCCGTGGGCGGAGGCACGCTGCTGGCGGACTTCGAGCGGGGCATCACCATCCCCGCGAGGAAGCCGCAGCTCTCGTTCTCCTCGGCGGGTCGCTACCTGCCGCGCAGCGCGTGGCGGAACCTGCCGCTCCAGCACCTCAACCTCGACAGCGTGGAGCTCACCGTCCGCAACGTGCCGCCGGAGAACCTGGTCTTCTGGATGAGCGACGACGAGCGGGAGACCGCGGACGAGCGCACCTCCAACGTGGTGGTGAAGAAGACGCTGTCGCTCCAGTCGCCGGTGGACACCCTGGCCACCACCTACGTGGACGTGGCCACCCTGGTGCCCGCGACGACGCGGGGCCTGGTGGAAGTCTCCGTGAAGAAGAACGGCCTGGAGGCAGCCTCGCGCATCCTCCTCACGGACCTGAGCCTCGTCGCCAAGCGCGGAGGCCCCGTGCCCGGCTCCACGGACCAGGGAGAGGTCTGGGTGTGGGCGCTCGGCATGGAGAGCACCGACCCGGTGTCGGGGGTCGAGGTGTCGCTGGTGAAGAAGAGCGGGCAGTCGGTGGCCCGCTGTGTCACCAAGGGCGCGGATGGGTGCGTGCTCCGCGTGCCCGCGCCGGGCGCGGATGACAGCGCGCCTTTCGCCCTCATCGCCCGCCAGGGCGAGGAGCTGACGTACCTCAAGTACAGCGAGCTGGGGACGGAGATCGCCAACTCGGACGTGCAGGGTGAGCCGTACCGTTCCGAGAAGGCCTACCGCGCCTCCCTCTGGTCGGACCGGGGCGTGTACCGGCCGGGCGACACCGCGCACCTGGCCGCGGTGCTGCGCGGCGTGAACGACCTGGCGCCGCCCGCGGACATGCCGGTGGAGCTGGTGGTGATGGACCCGCGTGAGCGGGAGCTGAAGAAGGTGCCGCTGAAGACGAACGACGCGGGCCTCGTGTCGCTCGACGTGCCCTTCGAGGCGTTCCAGGACACGGGCCGCTACCGCGTGACGCTGAAGGTGGCGGACCGGGAGGTGGCCTCGTACGGCTTCAACGTGGAGGAGTTCGTCCCGGAGCGGATGAAGGTGACCGCGGCCGCGCAGGCCCCGGGCTACGTGCAGGGCGTGGAGATTCCCGTCGCGGTGGAGGCCGCCTACCTCTTCGGTGGCTCCGCCGAGGGCAGCCCCGTGGAGCTCAACTGCCGGCTGCTGCCGTCGGACTTCAAGCCGAAGGAGAACGCGCAGTTCACCTACGGCCTGTGGCGGCAGGACGGCAAGGAGCCTCGCCCCGTCACGCTGGGGCAGGCGAAGGGCACGCTCGATGCGAAGGGCCAGGCGTTGATCAACTGCCCCGCTCAGGCGGCCATGGGCGGGCTGCGCGGCGCCGCGAAGCTCAGCGCGCTGGCCAGCGTCTTCGAGTCGGGCAGTGGCCGCTCCACGGTGAACGAGGCCAGCGTGCCCGTGCACCCGGAGCGCTACTACGTGGGCCTGCAGGCCAGCACCACGAAGGTGCGGGAGGGCAAGCCGTTCACGGTGCAGGGCGTGGTGGTGGACTGGGACGGGAAGCTCGCGGGTGCGTCGCTGGCGCCCCAGTCCGTGGAGGTGGAGTACGTCCGGCTGGAGGAGGAGTACGGCTTCACCTACGACGAGGACGAAGGCTACGACCGCTACCAGCGCTTCCTGCGGCCGATGCGGGAAGGCCGCGTCACGGCGAAGGTGTCGGGAGGCCGCTTCAACGTCACCGTGACGCCCGGCGCGGATTCCGCGGGCTATCTGGTGCGCGTGCGCTCCGGCAACGCGCAGACGGACCTGGAGCTGGAGGGCGAGGGCCGCTACTACTGGTGGGGTGGGGGCTCGCGCGTGGAGCAGACGCCGCGTCCGCTCAAGCCCACGTCGCTGGACATCTCCGTCCCGGCGCAGGCTCGGGTGGGCCAGCCGTTCACCGTGAAGGTCAAGGCGCCCTACAAGGGCCGGATGCTCTTCACCGTGGAGACGGACCGGGTCCTCGCCACCGAGTGGAAGGCCGTGGAGCCGGGCGAGGTGACGTGGAGCTTCACGCCCAAGGAGTTCGCCCCCAACATCTACGTGAGCACCTTCCTGGTGAAGGACCCGCATCTCGAGTCCGCCGAGGCGTTCATGCCGGACCGCGCGTTCGGCATCTCCAGCGTGACGCTGGAGCCCGTGGACTTCACGCAGACGGTGACGATGAACGTGCCCAAGGAGGTCCGCTCCAACGACACGCTCACGGTGGACCTGGACCTGGGCACGCTGGAGGGCGCGACCTACGCCACGGTGGCGGTGGTGGACGAGGGCATCCTCTCCCTCACGCGCTTCCAGAGCCCCGACCCCATCAAGCAGCTCTTCACCAAGCGCGCCCTCGGCGTGGGGACCTTCGAGACCATCGGCTGGACGCTGCTGGTTGCTCCGGGGGGCAACTCCCGCTCCACGGGTGGCGACGCGGAAGGAGACGCGAGCGGCCGGGTGCAGCCCGTCAAGCCCGTGGCGCTGTGGAGCGGCGTGGTGCCGGTGCCCGCGAACGGCAAGCTGCGCGTGCCCTTCAAGCTGCCGCAGTACCGGGGCGCGGTGCGGGTGATGGCGGTGACGGCCGGGGCCAAGAGGGTGGGGCGTGCGAGCGCGCAGGTGCTCGTGCGAGACCCGCTGGTGCTCCAGACGACGCTGCCGCGCTTCCTCACGCAGAACGATGAAATCCAGGTGCCCGTCTTCATCACCAACCTGTCCGGAAAGCCGCAGGACGTGAAGGTGACGCTGACCGCGGAGTCGCTCCCGGTGCCAGGGCTCGAGATGCCCTCCACGGGCACGTCTCCGTTGCAGCTGCTGGGCAAGAACGAGGGCCGGGCGCGGGTGGAGGACGGCAAGTCCACGACCTTCGTCTTCCAGGCGCGCGCGGTGCAGTCGGTGGGCGCGGCGCGGCTGAGTGTCGTGGTGGAGGGCGGTGGGTACACGTCGAAGGAGTCGCTGGACGTGCCGCTGTCTCCCGCGGGGCCGCGTGAGCGACGCGTGCAGCGCATCGAGCTTGCGGGGGGCGTGACGGATGTCTCGAAGTACCTCCAGGGGTGGACGCCGACGACGGAGCGCTCCACGTTGTGGGTGACGACCAATCCGTATGCGCAGTCGCTCCAGCACCTCTCGTACCTGGCGCGCTACCCGTATGGCTGCGTCGAGCAGACGACGTCCTCGACGCGCCCGCTGCTCTTCGTGTCGGAGCTGGTGGACAACATCGACCCCACGCTCACGCAGGGCGGCACGCTGGCGGACATGGTGACGTCCGGCATCAACCGGGTGCTGTCCATGCAGACGCCGTCGGGCGGCTTCGGCTACTGGCCAGGCTCCACGGACCCGGTGGAGTGGGGCACCGCGTACGCGACGCACATGCTGCTGGACGCGCAGAAGCAGAAGTACCTGGTGCCGCAGGACCGGCTGAACGACGCGCTCAAGTGGATGGGCGACACGCTCAACACCTACGAGGGGCGGGAGCTGCGCACGAGCGGCTACCACGAGAGCGCGGAGGCCTACATGCACTACGTGCTGGCGCTGTCCGGCAAGGGCCGCAAGGCGCGGGTGCAGAAGCTGGTGGAGGCGCTGGCGGTGAAGGCGAAGGCCAAGGCGCTGGCGAGCCAGGAGCGTGAGGAGGACTACATGCTCAAGGCCGCGCTGTATCTCTCCGGAGACCGCCGCTACGAGAAGGAGCTGCGCAACCCGGACCTGTCGCCCGTCACCGACGAGCGGAACAACTCGTGGTCCTTCTACTCGGACCGTCGCCGACGCGGCTTCATGTTGAGCACCTTCCAGGACCTGTTCGGCAACGACGCCGCGGGAGAGCCCCTGGCGGCGATGGTGGCCGAGTCGCTCCAGTCGCACCCGAGCGGCTGGTACACGACGCAGGAGCTGGTCTGGGGCATCACGGGCCTGGGCAAGCGACTGAAGGGGGTGTCCTCGCAGTTCACCGCGCCGGTGTTGACGGTGGATGGCAAGGCGGTGGCGGCGCAGCAGAACAAGGCGTCGCGCGCGTCGGACCGCACGTGGTCGCTGGCTCGGGCCAGCGAGCGCAAGCAGCTCCAGCTCGACGTGAAGGCGAAGGACGAGGGCAAGCTGTACCTCGTGCTGAGCAGCGAGGGAGTGCGCTCGGAGGGCCCGGTGCGCATGGGCGGTCAGGGCCTGGTGCTGACGCGCACGTACCGCAAGCAGGACGGCTCGGAGCTGAACCTGAATGCGTCGCCGGTGGCGCTGGCGGAGCTCATCTACGTGGAGCTGGAGCTGAAGAACACCACGGGTGAGCGGGTGCAGAACCTCGCGCTGGTCGACCGGTTGCCCGCGGGCTGGGAGATCGAGAACGCGCGGCTGGGCCGTGGCGGCTCGGTGGACTGGGTGTCCGGAGACGCGCTGTGGGTGCCCGACTACGTGAACATCCGCGATGACCGGATGGAGGTCTTCGGTGCGCTCAACGCGAAGGAGTCGAAGAAGGTCGTCTACGCGGTGCGCGCGGTGACGGCGGGGGCCTTCACGCTCCCGACGGCGGAGGTCGAAGCCATGTACGACCCGCGCATCTGGGCGCGCGAGGCGGGCGGCACGGTGCGAGTGTCCGGCCCGTGGAAGGACAGCCTGCTCTGA